A genomic window from Nicotiana sylvestris chromosome 11, ASM39365v2, whole genome shotgun sequence includes:
- the LOC104244720 gene encoding exocyst complex component EXO70H1-like gives MRTGFFSSPIHSSTTSNSPSRHTTFSETLMEETINDAGAVIKRWDLDVSSSSSSYNRVANLFRDYRDEAHQFLDAVNKLQHGMHFVIKESSRSELLIQAQNLMQIAMKRLQKEMYTILSGNRYFLDSETVSNSRSSRASTRSSVSDEDDEINEIIDAEVSVSSTRVSEIDKVSERVMADLKAIADCMIGAGYGAECVKIYKLNRKSVVDETLYYLGVEKLTLSQVQKMDWSLLEQKTKNWLSAVKITVSTLFQGEKILCDHVFSASDSIRETCFSEIAKESALTLFAFPEMVAKYKKLSLEKMFSVLDLYNSISELWDEIELIFSFNSLTVVKSQAVTSLVKLGEAARFMLSEFESAIQKDSSKAVACGGVHPLTRYVMNYLVFLGDYSGAFSEIIVDWPLSIQSPLPESYFLSPTPDDYDSPSSAVSVRLAWLVLVLLCKLDGKAQHYKDVSLSYLFLANNLNYVVSKVKKSNLKLLLGSDWLLNHDAKVKQYISNYERMGWSKVLTSFLENSTAEMSPPEARDWFVTFNSDFEEAYRTQSSWVIPDPKLRDGVKISLAKKVISGYRTFYEKYREILRSGGVKSVVRFAPDDLQNYLSDLFHGTGSSEHGTTSYSLSHSSSSVSTSSSPSHGR, from the coding sequence ATGAGGACTGGTTTTTTCTCTTCACCTATACATTCTTCTACTACTTCTAATTCTCCTTCACGTCATACTACTTTTTCCGAAACTTTAATGGAGGAAACAATTAACGACGCTGGAGCAGTTATTAAAAGATGGGATTTAGACGTTTCCTCTTCCAGTAGTTCTTACAATAGAGTCGCTAATCTTTTCCGAGATTATCGTGATGAGGCACATCAATTTCTTGACGCTGTAAACAAATTACAAcatggtatgcattttgttaTTAAAGAAAGTTCCAGATCCGAACTCCTTATTCAGGCTCAAAATCTCATGCAAATTGCTATGAAGAGACTTCAGAAAGAAATGTACACTATTTTATCTGGGAATCGTTATTTCTTAGACTCAGAAACTGTGTCTAATTCTCGATCCTCTAGAGCATCAACTCGGTCCAGTGTTTCCGACGAAGATGATGAAATTAATGAGATAATTGACGCTGAGGTTTCGGTTTCAAGTACTCGAGTTTCTGAGATTGACAAAGTGTCTGAACGTGTCATGGCGGATTTAAAAGCCATAGCTGATTGTATGATTGGTGCTGGTTATGGTGCAGAGTGCGTTAAGATTTACAAACTTAATCGAAAATCAGTTGTTGATGAAACTTTGTATTATTTAGGTGTTGAAAAATTAACCTTATCACAAGTTCAGAAAATGGATTGGTCATTGCTGGAGCAGAAAACTAAGAATTGGTTAAGTGCTGTGAAAATAACAGTGAGTACACTTTTCCAAGGGGAAAAAATTCTCTGTGATCACGTTTTCTCTGCTTCTGATTCAATCAGAGAAACGTGCTTTTCCGAAATTGCTAAAGAGAGTGCACTCACGCTCTTTGCGTTTCCAGAAATGGTGGCAAAGTACAAAAAGTTATCTCTTGAGAAAATGTTCAGTGTGCTTGATTTGTACAACTCAATTTCCGAGCTATGGGATGAAATCGAGTTGATTTTTAGTTTCAATTCGTTAACAGTGGTCAAATCTCAAGCGGTGACGTCACTGGTCAAACTCGGTGAAGCCGCGAGGTTTATGCTTTCGGAGTTCGAATCGGCGATTCAGAAAGATTCATCCAAAGCGGTGGCATGCGGTGGGGTCCACCCTCTGACTCGGTACGTTATGAATTATCTCGTTTTCCTCGGCGATTACAGCGGTGCGTTTTCTGAAATAATCGTCGATTGGCCGCTGTCGATACAATCGCCGTTGCCAGAATCTTACTTCCTCAGTCCAACTCCCGACGACTATGACTCGCCGTCTTCCGCCGTCTCCGTCCGCCTTGCGTGGCTAGTCCTCGTCCTCCTGTGCAAACTTGACGGCAAAGCCCAGCACTATAAAGATGTTTCATTATCCTATCTGTTCTTAGCGAACAacttaaactacgtcgtttcaaaggTCAAAAAGTCAAACCTAAAGCTTTTGCTTGGATCCGATTGGTTATTAAACCATGACGCTAAGGTAAAACAGTACATTTCAAATTACGAGAGAATGGGATGGAGCAAAGTACTAACGTCATTCCTGGAAAATTCTACGGCTGAGATGTCTCCACCTGAAGCAAGAGATTGGTTCGTCACATTCAATTCGGATTTTGAGGAAGCGTATCGAACGCAGAGTTCGTGGGTTATACCCGACCCGAAACTCCGAGACGGAGTCAAAATATCATTGGCTAAAAAAGTTATTTCCGGTTACCGGACGTTTTACGAAAAGTATCGGGAAATACTAAGAAGTGGCGGAGTGAAGTCAGTTGTCAGATTTGCCCCTGATGATTTGCAAAATTACTTGTCGGATTTATTTCATGGAACCGGGTCTTCAGAGCATGGGACGACGTCGTACAGCTTATCACATTCGTCGTCGTCAGTTTCAACGTCGTCATCTCCGTCACATGGCCGTTGA